In Actinoplanes sp. NBC_00393, a single genomic region encodes these proteins:
- a CDS encoding prepilin peptidase, whose translation MVASAAVAGVPAALLGPVPGLPVLLIAGVLGVLLAMIDLRCLRLPDPLVGALALVVGVPLALIEPARIGTAVAAGAAVGIVYLAIALLPGRGLGLGDVKLGAVLALLLGFGGWAAVAVGFAAAHLINGVVAGWLLVTGRARGGRALPFGPALLAGALLGVVAA comes from the coding sequence GTGGTCGCGTCGGCGGCTGTTGCCGGGGTGCCGGCGGCGTTGCTCGGGCCGGTCCCGGGCCTTCCGGTGCTGCTGATCGCCGGAGTGCTCGGGGTACTGCTGGCCATGATCGACCTGCGGTGCCTGCGCCTGCCCGATCCGCTGGTCGGCGCACTGGCCCTGGTGGTCGGAGTGCCGCTCGCCCTGATCGAGCCGGCCCGAATCGGTACCGCGGTGGCCGCCGGCGCCGCGGTCGGCATCGTCTACCTGGCGATTGCCCTCCTGCCCGGGCGCGGACTCGGGCTGGGCGACGTGAAGCTGGGTGCGGTGCTGGCGCTGCTGCTCGGCTTCGGTGGATGGGCAGCGGTCGCCGTCGGCTTCGCGGCGGCGCACCTGATCAACGGGGTGGTGGCGGGCTGGCTGCTGGTCACCGGGCGGGCACGCGGCGGGCGTGCCCTGCCCTTCGGGCCGGCGTTGCTGGCCGGCGCCCTGCTCGGAGTGGTGGCGGCCTGA